In Streptomyces violaceusniger Tu 4113, one DNA window encodes the following:
- a CDS encoding Uma2 family endonuclease: MSAEPLPDWVIPPPGGFTAEDLLRLPGVPPHTELIDASLVFVRPQQKWHSRVINLLVRELDQQAPDGLRADREMTVRLAKRQAPEPDVIVVTDEAYERDEPATFYLPKDVVLAVEAVSPDSEERDRDTKPRKYAKAGIRHYWRVENDEGRTVVYTYERDPATECFSLTGIHHDKLAITAPFTVDIDLTIIGRRST; the protein is encoded by the coding sequence ATGAGTGCCGAGCCGCTGCCCGACTGGGTGATCCCGCCTCCTGGCGGCTTCACCGCCGAAGATCTTCTGCGGCTGCCCGGAGTTCCTCCACACACCGAGCTCATCGACGCGAGTCTCGTCTTCGTGCGCCCGCAGCAAAAATGGCACAGCCGGGTGATCAATCTGCTGGTCAGAGAGCTGGACCAGCAGGCCCCGGACGGTTTGCGGGCCGATCGGGAGATGACCGTGCGCCTCGCCAAGCGCCAGGCTCCCGAGCCGGACGTCATCGTGGTGACCGATGAGGCGTACGAGCGCGACGAGCCAGCCACGTTCTACCTGCCGAAAGACGTCGTGCTGGCCGTCGAAGCCGTGTCGCCCGACTCGGAGGAGCGGGACCGCGACACCAAGCCACGGAAATACGCGAAGGCCGGCATCCGCCACTACTGGCGGGTGGAGAACGACGAGGGCCGCACCGTCGTATACACCTACGAGCGCGACCCGGCCACGGAGTGCTTCTCCCTGACCGGAATCCACCATGACAAGCTCGCGATCACGGCGCCCTTCACGGTGGACATCGACCTCACCATCATCGGCAGGCGCTCCACCTGA
- a CDS encoding trp operon leader peptide — protein MFARLTMTWWWTAHPAAH, from the coding sequence ATGTTCGCGCGACTGACCATGACCTGGTGGTGGACCGCTCATCCGGCGGCCCACTGA
- a CDS encoding phenazine-specific anthranilate synthase component I — MHHTAEAVVARLLADDAPPFALLHRRTPGRAPDTVEVLLGPVGEVERLTDIPLPTGTPKDGAPVADALALVPFRQIRERGFEVRDDGTPLAVLLPRETYELPLAETLEALPAHRVRVEDGAFDVDDDAYASIVSRVLEEEIGTGEGANFVIRRTFRGEIPGFGSSDALALFRRLLAGERGAYWTYVVRLADGRTLVGASPEVHVRMSGGRGEREALSVEGGGGRRAGTVVMNPISGTYRYPESGASPEGLLEFLHDRKEVEELSMVVDEELKMMCTVGDMGGTVIGPRLREMAHLAHTEYELRGRSSLDVREVLRETMFAATVTGSPVQNACRVIERYEPLGPDGAGRGYYAGALALIGRDGGGAQTLDSPILIRTADIDPGGSLKVAVGATLVRHSDPHGEVAETHAKAAGVLTALGVRPAPVRPEGQGPRPRLADDPRVRAALDARRADLAPFWLRMQQTPSSTDGPAAGGLSGHALVIDAEDTFTAMLAHLLRTSGLTVTVRRYDEPGVREAALAHQGPVVLGPGPGDPCDPADPKMRFLRALTAELVAGHRHGLLGVCLGNELIAAELGLEIVRKDVPFQGAQERIDFFGREETVGFYNTFTARCDEAAQTELAMHQVELSRDPVTGEVHALRGPGFAGVQFHPESVLSRDGAALVAELLAAVLV; from the coding sequence ATGCACCACACCGCTGAGGCCGTCGTCGCGCGGCTGCTCGCCGACGACGCGCCGCCCTTCGCCCTGCTGCACCGACGCACCCCGGGCCGGGCACCCGACACCGTCGAGGTGCTGCTCGGCCCGGTCGGCGAGGTGGAGCGGCTGACCGACATCCCGCTGCCGACCGGCACGCCGAAGGACGGCGCACCGGTGGCGGACGCCCTCGCGCTGGTGCCGTTCCGGCAGATCCGCGAGCGGGGGTTCGAGGTGCGCGACGACGGGACGCCGCTGGCCGTACTGCTCCCGCGGGAGACTTACGAGCTGCCGCTCGCCGAGACGCTGGAGGCGCTGCCCGCGCACCGGGTGCGGGTCGAGGACGGGGCGTTCGACGTGGACGACGACGCGTACGCGTCCATCGTGAGCCGGGTCCTCGAGGAGGAGATCGGCACCGGCGAGGGCGCCAACTTCGTCATCCGGCGGACGTTCCGGGGCGAGATCCCGGGCTTCGGCAGCAGCGACGCGCTCGCGCTCTTCCGGCGGCTGCTGGCCGGTGAGCGGGGCGCCTACTGGACGTATGTGGTGCGGCTGGCGGACGGCCGGACGCTGGTGGGGGCCAGCCCCGAGGTGCATGTGCGGATGTCGGGTGGGAGGGGCGAGCGCGAAGCGCTCTCGGTCGAGGGTGGTGGTGGGCGACGGGCGGGCACGGTCGTGATGAACCCGATCAGCGGGACGTACCGCTACCCCGAGAGCGGGGCGAGCCCGGAGGGGCTGCTGGAGTTCCTGCACGACCGTAAGGAGGTGGAGGAGCTGTCCATGGTCGTGGACGAGGAGCTGAAGATGATGTGCACCGTCGGCGACATGGGCGGGACGGTGATCGGGCCCCGGCTCAGGGAGATGGCGCATCTCGCGCACACCGAGTACGAGCTGCGCGGCCGCTCCTCGCTCGACGTCCGGGAGGTGCTCCGCGAGACGATGTTCGCCGCGACGGTCACCGGGTCGCCGGTGCAGAACGCCTGCCGGGTGATCGAGCGCTACGAGCCCCTCGGGCCGGACGGGGCCGGGCGCGGCTACTACGCCGGGGCGCTCGCGCTGATCGGACGGGACGGCGGCGGCGCGCAGACCCTGGACTCGCCGATCCTGATCCGCACCGCCGACATCGACCCCGGGGGATCGCTGAAGGTGGCGGTCGGCGCGACGCTCGTCCGCCACTCGGACCCGCACGGCGAAGTGGCCGAGACGCACGCCAAGGCCGCCGGGGTGCTGACCGCGCTCGGGGTGCGCCCGGCGCCCGTACGGCCGGAGGGACAGGGCCCGCGGCCCCGGCTCGCGGACGATCCGCGGGTGCGGGCGGCGCTGGACGCGCGGCGGGCGGACCTGGCGCCGTTCTGGCTGCGGATGCAGCAGACCCCGTCGTCGACGGACGGGCCCGCGGCCGGAGGGCTGTCGGGACATGCCCTGGTGATCGACGCCGAGGACACGTTCACCGCGATGCTCGCGCATCTGCTGCGCACCTCGGGGCTGACCGTGACGGTGCGGCGGTACGACGAGCCGGGGGTGCGGGAGGCGGCGCTGGCGCATCAGGGGCCCGTGGTGCTCGGCCCCGGGCCGGGCGACCCTTGCGACCCGGCCGACCCCAAGATGCGGTTCCTGCGGGCGCTGACCGCCGAGCTGGTGGCCGGGCACCGGCACGGGCTGCTGGGGGTGTGCCTGGGGAACGAGCTGATCGCGGCCGAGCTGGGGCTGGAGATCGTGCGCAAGGACGTGCCGTTCCAGGGCGCGCAGGAGCGGATCGACTTCTTCGGGCGCGAGGAGACCGTCGGCTTCTACAACACCTTCACGGCGCGCTGCGACGAGGCGGCCCAGACGGAGCTGGCGATGCACCAGGTGGAGCTGAGCCGGGATCCGGTGACCGGCGAGGTGCACGCGCTGCGCGGACCGGGCTTCGCCGGTGTGCAGTTCCACCCGGAGTCGGTGCTGTCGCGGGACGGGGCGGCGCTGGTGGCGGAGTTGCTGGCGGCCGTGCTGGTCTGA
- a CDS encoding 6-phosphofructokinase, which translates to MRVGVLTGGGDCPGLNAVIRAVVRKGVQEYGYDFIGFRDGWRGPLENDTVPLDIRAVRGILPRGGTILGSSRTNPLKSEDGIRRVKETLLKEEVDALIAIGGEDTLGVAARLSGDYGIRCVGVPKTIDNDLSATDYTFGFDTAVNIATEAIDRLHTTAESHMRVLVVEVMGRHAGWIALHSGLAGGANVILLPEQRFDVDQVCAWVESRFKIRYAPIVVIAEGAMPKDGDAVLKDDSTDSFGHVRLSGVGEWLAKEIEKRTGKEARTTVLGHVQRGGTPSAFDRWLATRFGLHAIDAVRDEDFGKMVALRGTDIVRVPLAEATARLKTVDPSLYAEAEVFFG; encoded by the coding sequence ATGCGGGTCGGAGTGCTGACCGGCGGCGGTGACTGCCCCGGGCTCAACGCGGTCATCCGCGCCGTCGTGCGCAAGGGCGTACAGGAATACGGCTATGACTTCATCGGCTTCCGGGACGGCTGGCGCGGCCCTCTCGAGAACGACACCGTTCCCCTCGACATCCGCGCGGTGCGCGGCATCCTGCCGCGCGGCGGCACCATCCTCGGCTCCTCCCGCACCAACCCCCTCAAGAGCGAGGACGGCATCCGACGGGTCAAGGAGACCCTGCTCAAGGAGGAGGTCGACGCGCTGATCGCGATCGGCGGCGAGGACACCCTCGGCGTCGCCGCCCGGCTCTCCGGCGACTACGGGATCCGCTGCGTCGGCGTCCCCAAGACCATCGACAACGACCTGTCCGCCACCGACTACACCTTCGGCTTCGACACCGCCGTCAACATCGCCACCGAGGCCATCGACCGGCTCCACACCACCGCCGAATCGCATATGCGCGTGCTCGTCGTCGAGGTGATGGGCCGTCACGCCGGATGGATCGCCCTGCACTCGGGGCTCGCCGGCGGCGCCAATGTCATCCTCCTCCCCGAACAGCGCTTCGACGTCGACCAGGTCTGTGCCTGGGTCGAATCCCGCTTCAAGATCCGCTACGCCCCGATCGTGGTCATCGCCGAGGGCGCGATGCCCAAGGACGGCGACGCGGTCCTCAAGGACGACTCGACGGACTCCTTCGGCCATGTCCGGCTCTCCGGGGTCGGCGAATGGCTGGCCAAGGAGATCGAGAAGCGCACCGGCAAGGAGGCCCGCACCACCGTCCTCGGCCATGTCCAGCGCGGGGGCACGCCCAGCGCCTTCGACCGCTGGCTGGCCACCCGCTTCGGGCTGCACGCCATCGACGCGGTACGGGACGAGGACTTCGGGAAGATGGTGGCGCTGCGCGGCACCGACATCGTCCGGGTTCCGCTTGCCGAGGCGACCGCACGGCTCAAGACCGTGGATCCCTCGCTCTACGCCGAGGCCGAGGTCTTCTTCGGCTGA
- a CDS encoding response regulator, whose translation MTAQHDGRPMTVMVVDDHPMWRDAVARDLAEAGFDVVATAGDGPQAVRRAKAAGPDVLVLDLNLPGLPGVEVCKEVLADRPELRVLVLSASGEHGDVLEAVKSGATGYLLKSASTEELLDAVRRTAAGDPVFTPGLAGLVLGEYRRLAGEPAPTAADQPAVPQLTERETEVLRLVAKGLSYKQIAERLVISHRTVQNHVQNTLGKLQLHNRVELVRYAIERGLDDA comes from the coding sequence ATGACCGCACAGCACGACGGCCGCCCGATGACGGTGATGGTGGTCGACGACCATCCGATGTGGCGCGACGCGGTGGCCCGGGACCTGGCCGAGGCCGGGTTCGACGTGGTGGCCACGGCCGGGGACGGACCGCAGGCGGTCCGCCGGGCCAAGGCGGCCGGGCCCGATGTCCTGGTGCTCGACCTCAACCTGCCCGGGCTGCCGGGCGTCGAGGTGTGCAAGGAGGTCCTCGCCGACCGCCCCGAGCTGCGGGTGCTGGTGCTCTCCGCGAGCGGTGAGCACGGGGACGTCCTGGAGGCGGTCAAGTCCGGGGCCACCGGCTATCTGCTGAAGTCGGCCAGCACCGAGGAACTGCTGGACGCGGTGCGCCGTACGGCGGCCGGCGACCCGGTGTTCACCCCCGGACTCGCGGGCCTGGTGCTCGGCGAGTACCGGCGGCTCGCGGGCGAGCCCGCCCCCACCGCCGCCGACCAGCCCGCCGTCCCGCAGCTCACCGAGCGTGAGACGGAGGTGCTGCGGCTGGTGGCCAAAGGGCTGTCGTACAAGCAGATCGCCGAGCGGCTGGTCATCTCGCATCGCACGGTGCAGAACCACGTCCAGAACACCCTGGGCAAACTCCAGCTTCACAACCGCGTGGAGCTGGTCCGCTACGCCATCGAGCGCGGCCTGGACGACGCCTGA
- the macS gene encoding MacS family sensor histidine kinase: MSVEQPLWQALTAYRVLTLLYALGLCVYSFDDYDHPLGAVVYLAVLTLWTALTFRMVSSAERCTRQFLVGDLGIAVTGILLTPLVDSHDRIVEGTPTLPSIWTMGAVLGFAIKGGWRWGASASTVVCAANVIERGGFAQDTVHMLLLVWVASVAIGYVVEVARASERTLARALRIEAATRERERLARDIHDSVLQVLAMVQRRGAAIGGEAAELGRMAGEQEIALRTLVSTGLVTPPRGADAAPDPGGPTDAAGPSAPPCPPDPERSDGGPCDLRALLAPHAGSQVTFSEPGAPVLLPAGVAGELAAAVGAALDNVRVHAGEDAHAWILLEDEPDAVMVTVRDDGPGIPEGRLADAEAEGRLGVALSIRGRLRDLGGTAAWISAPGQGTEVELTVPKAPAKKAKAKGEAAR, from the coding sequence ATGTCCGTCGAGCAGCCGCTGTGGCAGGCGCTGACCGCTTACCGGGTGCTCACCCTGCTCTACGCGCTCGGCCTGTGCGTCTACTCCTTCGACGACTACGACCACCCGCTCGGCGCCGTCGTCTATCTGGCGGTGCTCACGCTGTGGACGGCGCTCACCTTCCGGATGGTCTCCTCGGCCGAGCGCTGCACCCGGCAGTTCCTCGTCGGCGACCTCGGCATCGCGGTGACCGGCATTCTGCTCACTCCGCTCGTGGACAGCCACGACCGGATCGTCGAGGGCACGCCCACCCTGCCCTCCATATGGACGATGGGCGCGGTCCTCGGCTTCGCGATCAAGGGTGGCTGGCGCTGGGGAGCCTCGGCCTCCACCGTGGTCTGCGCCGCCAATGTGATCGAGCGCGGCGGATTCGCCCAGGACACCGTCCATATGCTGCTGCTGGTGTGGGTGGCGAGCGTGGCCATCGGCTACGTCGTCGAGGTGGCCCGCGCCAGTGAGCGCACCCTCGCGCGGGCGCTGCGCATCGAGGCGGCGACCCGGGAGCGGGAGCGGCTGGCCCGCGACATCCACGACAGCGTCCTCCAGGTGCTCGCCATGGTGCAGCGGCGCGGCGCCGCGATCGGCGGCGAGGCGGCCGAACTGGGCCGGATGGCGGGGGAGCAGGAGATCGCGCTGCGCACTCTGGTCTCCACCGGTCTGGTGACCCCGCCGCGCGGGGCGGACGCCGCACCCGACCCGGGCGGCCCGACGGACGCGGCGGGCCCGTCGGCCCCGCCCTGTCCGCCCGACCCCGAACGCTCCGACGGCGGCCCCTGCGATCTGCGCGCCCTGCTGGCGCCGCACGCGGGCTCCCAGGTCACCTTCTCCGAACCGGGCGCCCCGGTGCTCCTCCCGGCGGGCGTCGCCGGGGAGTTGGCCGCCGCCGTGGGCGCCGCCCTGGACAACGTACGGGTCCACGCCGGGGAGGACGCCCACGCCTGGATCCTGCTGGAGGACGAGCCGGACGCGGTGATGGTGACCGTACGGGACGACGGCCCCGGCATCCCCGAGGGGCGGCTGGCGGACGCGGAGGCGGAAGGCCGCCTGGGGGTGGCCCTGTCGATCCGGGGACGGCTGCGCGACCTCGGCGGCACGGCCGCGTGGATCTCGGCGCCGGGGCAGGGCACCGAGGTGGAGTTGACGGTTCCGAAGGCGCCGGCGAAAAAGGCGAAGGCAAAGGGGGAAGCGGCACGATGA
- a CDS encoding lysophospholipid acyltransferase family protein, translating into MKLSVGGALKLTFRPWVEGLENVPAEGPAILASNHLSFSDSFFLPAMLDRKVTFIAKQEYFTTPGVKGRLTAAFFKGVGQLPVDRSGSRGAGEAAIKAGIDVIKRGELFGIYPEGTRSPDGRLYRGKPGGLARVALATGAPVLPVAMIDTEKIQPPGKVMPKLMRPGIRIGKPLDFSRYHGMDGDRFILRSVTDEVMYEIMKLSGQEYVDVYATAAKRQIADAEATRKAAEREKDKHKSGA; encoded by the coding sequence ATGAAGCTGTCGGTGGGTGGCGCGTTGAAGCTCACCTTCCGGCCCTGGGTCGAGGGGTTGGAGAACGTCCCCGCCGAGGGGCCGGCCATCCTCGCGAGCAACCACCTCTCCTTCTCCGATTCCTTCTTCCTGCCCGCGATGCTCGACCGGAAGGTCACCTTCATCGCCAAGCAGGAGTACTTCACCACCCCCGGGGTCAAGGGGCGGCTCACGGCGGCCTTCTTCAAGGGCGTCGGCCAACTCCCGGTGGACCGCTCGGGTTCGCGCGGCGCCGGTGAGGCCGCCATCAAGGCGGGCATCGATGTGATCAAGCGGGGTGAGCTCTTCGGCATCTACCCCGAGGGCACCCGCTCGCCCGACGGACGGCTCTACCGGGGCAAGCCGGGCGGCCTGGCCCGGGTCGCGCTCGCGACCGGTGCGCCGGTGCTCCCCGTGGCGATGATCGACACCGAGAAGATCCAGCCCCCCGGCAAGGTCATGCCCAAGCTGATGCGGCCCGGTATCCGGATCGGCAAGCCGCTGGACTTCAGCCGCTACCACGGCATGGACGGCGACCGCTTCATCCTGCGCTCGGTGACCGACGAGGTCATGTACGAGATCATGAAGCTCTCCGGCCAGGAGTACGTGGACGTCTACGCGACCGCCGCCAAGCGGCAGATCGCGGATGCCGAGGCGACCCGTAAGGCGGCCGAGAGGGAGAAGGACAAACACAAGTCCGGCGCCTAG
- a CDS encoding alpha/beta hydrolase yields MPLLPGAEPFRHDGGEIGVLVCHGFTGSPQSVRPWADHLAARGLTVSLPLLPGHGTRWQDLAVTGWQDWYAEVDRELRSLIRRCERVFVCGLSMGGALALRLAAQHGAAISGLALVNPANRIHDPLAVALPVLRHLVPSVKGIASDIAKPGAQESGYDRMPLHAVHSMRRLYRVVDAELPQVTQPLLVMHSPQDHVVPPADSERILSQVSSRDVTERLLERSFHVATLDHDAEFIFEETDTFITRLTAGMGEDTDTRTDLGKGSGKEGAAASG; encoded by the coding sequence GTGCCGCTCCTGCCCGGAGCCGAGCCGTTCCGCCATGACGGCGGAGAGATCGGCGTCCTCGTCTGTCACGGCTTCACCGGTTCCCCGCAGTCCGTGCGGCCCTGGGCCGACCATCTCGCGGCCCGTGGTCTGACCGTCTCACTGCCGCTGCTTCCCGGCCATGGCACCCGCTGGCAGGACCTCGCGGTCACCGGCTGGCAGGACTGGTACGCGGAGGTGGACCGCGAGCTGCGGTCGCTGATCCGGCGCTGCGAGCGGGTGTTCGTCTGCGGTCTGTCGATGGGCGGGGCACTCGCGCTGCGGCTGGCCGCCCAGCACGGCGCGGCCATCAGCGGCCTCGCCCTCGTGAATCCGGCCAACCGCATCCACGATCCGCTGGCCGTGGCCCTTCCGGTGCTGCGTCATCTGGTGCCTTCGGTGAAGGGCATCGCGAGCGATATCGCCAAGCCGGGGGCGCAGGAGTCGGGCTACGACCGGATGCCGCTGCACGCCGTGCACTCGATGCGCCGCCTCTACCGGGTGGTCGACGCCGAACTGCCGCAGGTGACCCAGCCGCTGCTGGTCATGCACAGCCCCCAGGACCATGTGGTGCCGCCGGCCGACTCCGAGCGCATCCTGAGTCAGGTGTCCTCGCGGGACGTCACCGAGCGGCTGCTGGAGCGCAGCTTCCATGTGGCGACCCTGGACCATGACGCCGAGTTCATCTTCGAGGAGACGGACACGTTCATCACCCGGCTGACGGCGGGTATGGGTGAAGACACCGACACCCGGACCGACCTCGGGAAGGGAAGCGGGAAGGAGGGGGCGGCGGCCAGTGGCTGA
- a CDS encoding endonuclease/exonuclease/phosphatase family protein, with protein sequence MPLADLPGSTTGPDAAVVRVLSYNIRSMRDDREALARVIRACTPDVVCVQEAPRFFRWRKAAAWLARETGLVYTTGGATAAGPMILTSLRAHVEHAEDILLPRVPGLHRRGFATAVLRFGGGHRDPGARESDPGARESGDGATESADGVRLGVVSCHLSLAEAERYEQAGLLLDHLAALDVPYAIAAGDINDRPDGLAFRRIAGKLRDGWTTEPWGSEATSNPKDPHQRIDAVFASEGVEIIGCGVPAGLPGVTDADLLAATDHLPVLAALRLPRVAPV encoded by the coding sequence GTGCCGCTCGCGGACCTGCCCGGATCCACCACCGGCCCGGACGCGGCCGTGGTGCGGGTGCTCAGCTACAACATCCGCTCGATGCGCGACGACCGCGAGGCGCTGGCCCGGGTGATCCGGGCCTGCACCCCCGATGTCGTCTGCGTCCAGGAGGCGCCGCGCTTCTTCCGCTGGCGCAAGGCCGCCGCCTGGCTGGCCCGGGAGACCGGCCTCGTCTACACCACGGGCGGGGCCACCGCCGCCGGCCCGATGATCCTCACCTCGCTGCGCGCCCATGTGGAGCACGCCGAGGACATCCTGCTGCCCCGCGTGCCCGGGCTGCACCGGCGCGGTTTCGCGACCGCCGTGCTGCGCTTCGGCGGCGGCCACCGCGACCCCGGTGCCCGGGAGAGCGACCCCGGTGCCCGGGAGAGCGGCGACGGCGCCACGGAGAGCGCCGACGGCGTTCGGCTCGGCGTGGTGAGCTGCCATCTGAGCCTGGCGGAGGCCGAGCGCTACGAGCAGGCCGGGCTGCTGCTGGACCACCTGGCCGCGCTGGACGTCCCGTACGCCATCGCGGCCGGAGACATCAACGACCGGCCGGACGGCCTCGCCTTCCGCCGGATCGCGGGGAAGCTGCGGGACGGCTGGACCACCGAGCCCTGGGGGAGCGAGGCCACCTCGAACCCCAAGGACCCGCATCAGCGCATCGACGCGGTCTTCGCCTCCGAGGGCGTCGAGATCATCGGCTGTGGGGTCCCGGCCGGGCTGCCCGGCGTCACCGACGCGGACCTCCTGGCGGCCACGGACCACCTTCCGGTCCTGGCCGCGCTCCGGCTGCCCCGCGTCGCCCCGGTCTGA
- a CDS encoding ROK family glucokinase — protein MGLTIGVDIGGTKIAAGVVDEEGSILETSQVSTPQTPEGVVDAIADAVRIVSEGHEIEAVGIGAAGYVDDKRATVLFAPNINWRHEALKDKVEQRVGLPVVVENDANAAAWGEYRFGAGVGHDDVVCITLGTGLGGGIIIGGKLHRGRFGVAAEFGHIRVVPDGLLCGCGSQGCWEQYASGRALVRYARQRAAATPENATVLLGLGDGTAEGVEGKHISDAARQGDPVAIDSFRELARWAGAGLADLASLFDPSAFIVGGGVSDEGDLVLEPIRKSFRRWLVGNQWRPHAQVLAAQLGGKAGLVGAADLARQG, from the coding sequence ATGGGACTCACCATCGGCGTCGACATCGGCGGTACGAAGATCGCGGCCGGCGTGGTCGACGAAGAGGGCTCGATTCTCGAGACGAGCCAGGTTTCGACCCCGCAGACTCCCGAGGGAGTCGTCGACGCCATCGCGGACGCGGTGCGCATCGTCAGCGAGGGACACGAGATCGAGGCCGTCGGCATCGGCGCGGCCGGGTATGTGGACGACAAGCGCGCCACCGTGCTCTTCGCGCCCAACATCAACTGGCGGCACGAGGCGCTCAAGGACAAGGTCGAGCAGCGCGTCGGCCTGCCCGTCGTGGTGGAGAACGACGCCAATGCCGCCGCCTGGGGCGAATACCGCTTCGGCGCCGGGGTCGGCCATGACGACGTCGTATGCATCACCCTCGGCACCGGCCTCGGGGGCGGCATCATCATCGGCGGCAAGCTGCACCGCGGCCGCTTCGGCGTCGCGGCCGAGTTCGGCCACATAAGGGTCGTCCCCGACGGTCTGCTGTGCGGCTGCGGCAGTCAGGGCTGCTGGGAGCAGTACGCCTCCGGCCGTGCGCTGGTCCGCTACGCCAGGCAGCGCGCCGCCGCCACCCCGGAGAACGCCACGGTCCTCCTCGGCCTCGGCGACGGCACCGCCGAGGGCGTCGAGGGCAAGCACATCAGCGACGCCGCCCGCCAGGGCGACCCGGTGGCCATCGACTCCTTCCGTGAGCTGGCCCGCTGGGCCGGGGCCGGGCTGGCCGACCTCGCCTCGCTCTTCGACCCCTCGGCCTTCATCGTCGGCGGCGGGGTCTCCGACGAGGGCGATCTGGTCCTGGAGCCGATCCGCAAGTCCTTCCGGCGCTGGCTGGTCGGCAATCAGTGGCGTCCGCACGCCCAGGTGCTCGCCGCCCAGCTCGGCGGCAAGGCCGGGCTCGTCGGCGCCGCCGACCTGGCCCGCCAAGGCTGA
- a CDS encoding DUF5304 domain-containing protein produces MSDATERPAESPLTDVPVTEMDPDAWERACAEDLAAERARRRTRQTAEEPGSVAEEFLKLADALADKVAGLQAPIAGTAVQGAVQQLIEQAKAAAEPVIERNPDVFEHLASAGSELLAAYRAAVTGQERRWTQGAEDSSTDRGQESESSSNEHIDLD; encoded by the coding sequence ATGAGCGATGCCACCGAGCGCCCCGCAGAGTCCCCGCTCACCGATGTACCGGTCACCGAGATGGACCCCGACGCCTGGGAGCGGGCGTGTGCCGAGGACCTCGCCGCCGAGCGGGCCAGGCGGCGGACCCGGCAGACCGCCGAGGAGCCGGGGAGCGTCGCCGAGGAGTTCCTCAAGCTGGCCGACGCGCTCGCCGACAAGGTCGCCGGGCTCCAGGCGCCGATCGCCGGGACGGCGGTTCAGGGGGCCGTACAACAATTGATCGAACAGGCGAAGGCCGCCGCGGAACCGGTCATAGAGCGCAATCCAGATGTTTTCGAACACCTCGCCAGCGCCGGATCCGAGCTGCTCGCCGCCTATCGCGCCGCCGTGACCGGCCAGGAGCGGCGCTGGACCCAGGGCGCCGAGGACAGCTCCACGGATCGCGGCCAGGAATCGGAGAGTTCGAGTAATGAACACATCGACCTCGACTGA